The Etheostoma cragini isolate CJK2018 chromosome 5, CSU_Ecrag_1.0, whole genome shotgun sequence genome contains a region encoding:
- the LOC117944684 gene encoding secretory carrier-associated membrane protein 1-like isoform X2: MSDFDSNPFADPDFSNPFQDPSVTQVTQSAPPGGLEEYNPFTDARTAAPGNAPKATPAPSQNTQPAIMKPTEEPPAYTQQQTQDQARAQAELLRRQEELEKKAAELDRRERELQSHGAGGRKNNWPPLPEKLPVGPCFYHDITVDIPVEFQKTVKIMYNLWMFHAGTLFVNMFGCLAWFCVDASRGVDFGLAMLWFLLFTPCSFVCWYRPLYGAFRSDSSFRFFVFFFVYICQFGVHVLQTIGITGWGTCGWIAALTGLNTSIPVGIIMLLIAALFTALSVGSLIMFKKVHALYRTTGASFEKAQQEFATGVMSNKTVQTAAANAAANAASNAARGAFKPQP, translated from the exons ATGTCCGATTTTGACAGCAACCCGTTCGCAGACCCGGACTTCAGCAATCCCTTtcag GATCCTTCGGTGACGCAGGTGACCCAGTCTGCCCCTCCTGGTGGTCTGGAGGAGTATAACCCCTTCACAGACGCCAGAACG GCGGCCCCTGGGAATGCCCCCAAAGCTACTCCTGCCCCCTCCCAGAACACACAACCTGCCATCATGAAGCCCACAGAAGAGCCACCAGCTTACACACAGCAACAGACTCAG gACCAAGCGCGTGCTCAGGCTGAGTTGTTAAGAAGGCAGGAGGAGTTGGAGAAGAAAGCCGCAGAGCTTGATCGCCGGGAGAGAGAGTTACAGTCCCATGGGGCGGGAG GGCGTAAGAACAACTGGCCTCCCCTGCCAGAGAAGCTCCCCGTTGGGCCATGTTTCTACCATGATATTACAGTGGACATTCCTGTGGAGTTCCAAAAGACCGTCAAGATCATGTACAACCTTTGGATGT TTCATGCAGGCACGCTCTTTGTGAACATGTTCGGCTGCCTGGCCTGGTTCTGTGTGGATGCATCTCGCGGTGTAGATTTTGGCCTGGCCATGCTATGGTTTCTGCTGTTTACCCCTTGTTCTTTTGTCTGCTGGTACAGACCGCTTTACGGGGCTTTCAG GAGTGACAGTTCATTCcgcttctttgtcttcttcttcgtctATATCTGTCAGTTTGGAGTTCACGTTCTACAAACTATTGGCATCACTGGCTGGGGAACATG TGGTTGGATCGCAGCTTTAACTGGTCTGAACACCAGTATCCCAGTGGGCATCATCATGTTATTGATTGCAGCTCTGTTCACTGCACTCTCTGTGGGCTCGctcattatgtttaaaaag GTGCACGCACTGTATCGTACCACTGGTGCTAGTTTTGAGAAGGCTCAGCAGGAGTTTGCAACTGGGGTCATGTCTAACAAGACCGTTCAGACTGCAGCTGCCAACGCTGCAGCTAATGCTGCATCCAATGCTGCTCGTGGG
- the LOC117944684 gene encoding secretory carrier-associated membrane protein 1-like isoform X1 gives MSDFDSNPFADPDFSNPFQDPSVTQVTQSAPPGGLEEYNPFTDARTAAPGNAPKATPAPSQNTQPAIMKPTEEPPAYTQQQTQRRNEDQARAQAELLRRQEELEKKAAELDRRERELQSHGAGGRKNNWPPLPEKLPVGPCFYHDITVDIPVEFQKTVKIMYNLWMFHAGTLFVNMFGCLAWFCVDASRGVDFGLAMLWFLLFTPCSFVCWYRPLYGAFRSDSSFRFFVFFFVYICQFGVHVLQTIGITGWGTCGWIAALTGLNTSIPVGIIMLLIAALFTALSVGSLIMFKKVHALYRTTGASFEKAQQEFATGVMSNKTVQTAAANAAANAASNAARGAFKPQP, from the exons ATGTCCGATTTTGACAGCAACCCGTTCGCAGACCCGGACTTCAGCAATCCCTTtcag GATCCTTCGGTGACGCAGGTGACCCAGTCTGCCCCTCCTGGTGGTCTGGAGGAGTATAACCCCTTCACAGACGCCAGAACG GCGGCCCCTGGGAATGCCCCCAAAGCTACTCCTGCCCCCTCCCAGAACACACAACCTGCCATCATGAAGCCCACAGAAGAGCCACCAGCTTACACACAGCAACAGACTCAG CGGCGTAATGAG gACCAAGCGCGTGCTCAGGCTGAGTTGTTAAGAAGGCAGGAGGAGTTGGAGAAGAAAGCCGCAGAGCTTGATCGCCGGGAGAGAGAGTTACAGTCCCATGGGGCGGGAG GGCGTAAGAACAACTGGCCTCCCCTGCCAGAGAAGCTCCCCGTTGGGCCATGTTTCTACCATGATATTACAGTGGACATTCCTGTGGAGTTCCAAAAGACCGTCAAGATCATGTACAACCTTTGGATGT TTCATGCAGGCACGCTCTTTGTGAACATGTTCGGCTGCCTGGCCTGGTTCTGTGTGGATGCATCTCGCGGTGTAGATTTTGGCCTGGCCATGCTATGGTTTCTGCTGTTTACCCCTTGTTCTTTTGTCTGCTGGTACAGACCGCTTTACGGGGCTTTCAG GAGTGACAGTTCATTCcgcttctttgtcttcttcttcgtctATATCTGTCAGTTTGGAGTTCACGTTCTACAAACTATTGGCATCACTGGCTGGGGAACATG TGGTTGGATCGCAGCTTTAACTGGTCTGAACACCAGTATCCCAGTGGGCATCATCATGTTATTGATTGCAGCTCTGTTCACTGCACTCTCTGTGGGCTCGctcattatgtttaaaaag GTGCACGCACTGTATCGTACCACTGGTGCTAGTTTTGAGAAGGCTCAGCAGGAGTTTGCAACTGGGGTCATGTCTAACAAGACCGTTCAGACTGCAGCTGCCAACGCTGCAGCTAATGCTGCATCCAATGCTGCTCGTGGG
- the LOC117944684 gene encoding secretory carrier-associated membrane protein 1-like isoform X3 — MSDFDSNPFADPDFSNPFQAAPGNAPKATPAPSQNTQPAIMKPTEEPPAYTQQQTQRRNEDQARAQAELLRRQEELEKKAAELDRRERELQSHGAGGRKNNWPPLPEKLPVGPCFYHDITVDIPVEFQKTVKIMYNLWMFHAGTLFVNMFGCLAWFCVDASRGVDFGLAMLWFLLFTPCSFVCWYRPLYGAFRSDSSFRFFVFFFVYICQFGVHVLQTIGITGWGTCGWIAALTGLNTSIPVGIIMLLIAALFTALSVGSLIMFKKVHALYRTTGASFEKAQQEFATGVMSNKTVQTAAANAAANAASNAARGAFKPQP, encoded by the exons ATGTCCGATTTTGACAGCAACCCGTTCGCAGACCCGGACTTCAGCAATCCCTTtcag GCGGCCCCTGGGAATGCCCCCAAAGCTACTCCTGCCCCCTCCCAGAACACACAACCTGCCATCATGAAGCCCACAGAAGAGCCACCAGCTTACACACAGCAACAGACTCAG CGGCGTAATGAG gACCAAGCGCGTGCTCAGGCTGAGTTGTTAAGAAGGCAGGAGGAGTTGGAGAAGAAAGCCGCAGAGCTTGATCGCCGGGAGAGAGAGTTACAGTCCCATGGGGCGGGAG GGCGTAAGAACAACTGGCCTCCCCTGCCAGAGAAGCTCCCCGTTGGGCCATGTTTCTACCATGATATTACAGTGGACATTCCTGTGGAGTTCCAAAAGACCGTCAAGATCATGTACAACCTTTGGATGT TTCATGCAGGCACGCTCTTTGTGAACATGTTCGGCTGCCTGGCCTGGTTCTGTGTGGATGCATCTCGCGGTGTAGATTTTGGCCTGGCCATGCTATGGTTTCTGCTGTTTACCCCTTGTTCTTTTGTCTGCTGGTACAGACCGCTTTACGGGGCTTTCAG GAGTGACAGTTCATTCcgcttctttgtcttcttcttcgtctATATCTGTCAGTTTGGAGTTCACGTTCTACAAACTATTGGCATCACTGGCTGGGGAACATG TGGTTGGATCGCAGCTTTAACTGGTCTGAACACCAGTATCCCAGTGGGCATCATCATGTTATTGATTGCAGCTCTGTTCACTGCACTCTCTGTGGGCTCGctcattatgtttaaaaag GTGCACGCACTGTATCGTACCACTGGTGCTAGTTTTGAGAAGGCTCAGCAGGAGTTTGCAACTGGGGTCATGTCTAACAAGACCGTTCAGACTGCAGCTGCCAACGCTGCAGCTAATGCTGCATCCAATGCTGCTCGTGGG
- the LOC117944684 gene encoding secretory carrier-associated membrane protein 1-like isoform X4, whose protein sequence is MSDFDSNPFADPDFSNPFQAAPGNAPKATPAPSQNTQPAIMKPTEEPPAYTQQQTQDQARAQAELLRRQEELEKKAAELDRRERELQSHGAGGRKNNWPPLPEKLPVGPCFYHDITVDIPVEFQKTVKIMYNLWMFHAGTLFVNMFGCLAWFCVDASRGVDFGLAMLWFLLFTPCSFVCWYRPLYGAFRSDSSFRFFVFFFVYICQFGVHVLQTIGITGWGTCGWIAALTGLNTSIPVGIIMLLIAALFTALSVGSLIMFKKVHALYRTTGASFEKAQQEFATGVMSNKTVQTAAANAAANAASNAARGAFKPQP, encoded by the exons ATGTCCGATTTTGACAGCAACCCGTTCGCAGACCCGGACTTCAGCAATCCCTTtcag GCGGCCCCTGGGAATGCCCCCAAAGCTACTCCTGCCCCCTCCCAGAACACACAACCTGCCATCATGAAGCCCACAGAAGAGCCACCAGCTTACACACAGCAACAGACTCAG gACCAAGCGCGTGCTCAGGCTGAGTTGTTAAGAAGGCAGGAGGAGTTGGAGAAGAAAGCCGCAGAGCTTGATCGCCGGGAGAGAGAGTTACAGTCCCATGGGGCGGGAG GGCGTAAGAACAACTGGCCTCCCCTGCCAGAGAAGCTCCCCGTTGGGCCATGTTTCTACCATGATATTACAGTGGACATTCCTGTGGAGTTCCAAAAGACCGTCAAGATCATGTACAACCTTTGGATGT TTCATGCAGGCACGCTCTTTGTGAACATGTTCGGCTGCCTGGCCTGGTTCTGTGTGGATGCATCTCGCGGTGTAGATTTTGGCCTGGCCATGCTATGGTTTCTGCTGTTTACCCCTTGTTCTTTTGTCTGCTGGTACAGACCGCTTTACGGGGCTTTCAG GAGTGACAGTTCATTCcgcttctttgtcttcttcttcgtctATATCTGTCAGTTTGGAGTTCACGTTCTACAAACTATTGGCATCACTGGCTGGGGAACATG TGGTTGGATCGCAGCTTTAACTGGTCTGAACACCAGTATCCCAGTGGGCATCATCATGTTATTGATTGCAGCTCTGTTCACTGCACTCTCTGTGGGCTCGctcattatgtttaaaaag GTGCACGCACTGTATCGTACCACTGGTGCTAGTTTTGAGAAGGCTCAGCAGGAGTTTGCAACTGGGGTCATGTCTAACAAGACCGTTCAGACTGCAGCTGCCAACGCTGCAGCTAATGCTGCATCCAATGCTGCTCGTGGG